The genomic interval TTCGAGTTCGATCAGGTAAGTATAGGATATAAGGCTGAAAAAAGTAAGGGATACTGCTACTGATACGAGCAGCTAAGCTGATGGGGAACGATTCCCAAGAGAGCCTGTATTGATGAAGATCATCAGGTATAATAACAAGCCTACCATTAGAAATATCAGATACAATAATTTTTAGCTTTCCTGCTGGAAGGTCTCCGAAAGTTGTGACTCCCTTGGCCTTCAGCTTGTTATCTAACCATTTTTCAATATGAATAGAGGAGTAGATTCCGTTTTTGAACAATAAATTAAGACCTTTACCTACAACGGGTAAACGTCCTATAAGATCTGGCTTGAGAAAGAAAAGGAAGGACAATTCGTCCATCATGAGCTCTAGCTCTTTCCCTGTATAACCAACAGCTAATAAACTGGCTATTATTGAGCCTGCAGAGGTTCCTGCTATGCGGTTAAATGAGTAGCCCTGCTTCTCCGTTTCCTGAATGGCTCCAATGAACGCAAGACCTTTTACTCCTCCTCCTTCGAAAACAGCATCACACTTCATGTCACTCATCTCCTCTAAATCATAATGGATACAAATCTACGATCAGTCATCATTATCATTCAGCTTATGAGTATTAAAATGGAGCTTGGCATATGACAAAAGCATCAGATTTCCATCTAATGCTTTATACTCATTCCTTTTCGTCTTCTGCTTTTAATTGTGCTAGCTGTTCTAAGCGCTGTGGGTCTTCCTTGAAATAGCGGACCAAATATTCAATGGAAGTAATGGAATCGGTGCTTAAATGATGCTCAATTCCCTCCACATCGGCATAAATATTTTCTTCATTTACCCCAATCATTCCCAGGAATTCCTCTAGTAAAGAGTGACGATCCACTAAGCGTTTCCCGATCTTCTTCCCCTTAGCTGTTAAAAATAACCCTCTGTATTTTTCATAGACCAAATATTTCCCCTGATCTAGCTTTTGAACCATTTTGGTCACAGATGAAGGGTGAACCTGTAAGGCGTCCGCGATATCTGAAACTCTGGCATAGCCCTTTTCCTCAATTAGAGAATATATTTGCTCTAAATAATCTTCCATACTAGGTGTAGGCATAGACTCTCCCCCATCATTAAAGTACTAGCTGTATCTCTATTTATGTGTATACGTATGAAGTTGGTGGTCGTGAACATACGTCAATATTTCCTAGACCAAGCTTTGTTGCATTAAGATGATACACTCTTTTGGCAAGAAATACAAGGCTTTTACGTAAAATACTCAATTTTCGCCTGAGGGAAATAACGAGTAATCTGATCTCTGACGAACTGGTTAAGTTCATCTGCCTCTTCATTCTGATACACGTACTTTCCTCTGCCGTAACGTCCCCATTTGTATTTCCTAGATTCCTCATCCATTTCTAGCTTCGTCTTAGGATAGCGTTCCAAAATCACACGCTTAGCCGTTTTGGTGAACCGATGCATAATCAGCTCAAACGTTAAATCCTCTCTTTCCTCCTGACCAAGCTCTTGATCTAATTTGACAAACAGCTCCTCATATCCTTCCTTCCAGCCATCAAATCGAATCAAAGGTGCTACTATGAAACCGAGTGGATAGCCTGCTCTTGCCACCTTCCCCGCTGCTGTAATGCGATCCTGAAAACTAGATGTGGCTGGCTCAAAATTCTTAATCACATAATCAGCATTGACGCTGAAACGAAAGCGAGTGCGCTTGTTGTGCTTAGCCTTTAGCAAATGATCAACATGGTGGTACTTTGTAACAAAGCGTAGGCGACCAAATTCCTGCTGACCCATAAATTCAATCGCTTTAAACAAGGAATGGGTCATATGATCGATACCTACAGGATCGGATGTACATGCTGCTTCGAATCGAGTAATTTCAGGTTCTCGTTCTTTAATGTATTCTTCTGCTTTAGCAAAAATATCCTCAAGGTTCACATATACTCGAATATAGGGCTTGGCTCCAAGTGTAGTTTGCAAATAGCAATAATGACAGTGTCCCATACAGCCCGTCGATAAAGGAATGGCATACTCAGCTGAAGGCTTCGACGTGTCAAACTTAAGTGTCTTACGAACTCCTACAACAAAAGTTCGCTTGGCATTTTTGTACGCCGCTGCAGGTGTATCTCCTGGAATTCCTGTCACTCGGTTATGTGAAGTGGTCATTTTAATCGGAATATCCTTTTGTTTAAAACGCTCCATCAATTCTTTACCTAAAGGGTACTCTAAAGCATCAGGCTCAAAGTATACTAAATCAGGCTCAAATTGAGGGATTGACTTAATTTTTCGTTTGGTGAACTGCTTATTTTTTGCCACACTATCACCTCATCAACGATTTACTTTTGTTTAGTGTTGACGAGGAAAATGACTGTATGCGAGTTAAAAAATGTAAGGGCAGACTTAGTTCCCTCTGCCCCACACTATACAATTGATCCTGCATCTTCGATTTGAATTATCCTAAACGATCAAACCAGGTTCCTTGAATTAAATTTTGGATATAAGAAGAAATAACAAATAATTGATCAGTGACAAGTAAAATCCCCATCAGAATCATCATCGCTCCACCAACCTTCATAATAAGATTGGAATATTTTAAAATCCATTTCGTTGAGCCAATGAAGAAGGAGAATAAAAGAAACGGCAAAGCAAATCCTAGGATAAACATAGAAATATACCATGTCCCTAAAGAAGGATTAGAGGAAGATAAGCTAATTATTAAGGTCATAATTGGACCGATACACGGAGTCCATCCAGCAGCAAATCCGACACCAATAAAAAGCGATCCAAAGTAGCCCACAGGCTTTTTCGAAAACTGATAGCGCTTCTCCTGCATGAGCCAATCAACCTTCAATATCCCAACCAAAAATAGACCCATGATGATTAGTAGCACACCACTGACATTTTGAACAACATCACGATATTGAATAAATAAATTACCAAGCAATGTTGCACTTAGTCCTATGGCAAAGTAGACAGAGGACACTCCTAGTAAAAAGAAGACCGTGTGAGTAACAACCTTGAAGCGCACCTGCTTACTTTTTGTATCCTTAATATCCTGCACGGATATTCCAGTAATATAAGATAAATACGCTGGATAAAGCGGCAAGGTGCAAGGAGAAATAAAGGATAAGACCCCTGCCCAAAACGCAATCCATATTGTAAGATCGTTAATACTTTCCATGTGATCGAACACCTTTCAGGAATCATTGCCACAGAGTGATAAAAAAGACGGCTATGATTGCATAAAATTATGGTATATGTAACTTACAGCGCAACTACCATTAGCATTAAGCATATGATTCATACTCAGTAATAAAAACAAGCTGACAAGCTCTACTAGTATTCTACACATATAAGTAGGAAAATAGAATGCAAAGTGCATTTCTGTCACGAAATCCTCATAACTCAGGTCTTAGCCAACCCCCTTTCGACACCAATTTTCCTCTCATTATTGGATTCAACTAGAACACGGTTGTAGAACGTTTCATAATTAGATATAATTACATTAATGAAAAAAAGGAGTGTGAAGGGATCAATGTTTTCCTTTTTTCTTGCAATTGGATTGGCTTGAGGACGGGAGAAATCTGTCCAATTTTGCCGATACAATAAAGAGCGAGAAACAAGGGGAAAACACCTTTACACCGTTAACGGGATCAATAGATACGGGGTAGGGCGTGAATTCGTCCTACTTTTTTTATGGATTTAAATAAATCTAAAGAAACATGACCTAAGGGGATTTATGTACACTGTTATACTGTACTCTCCTTGTTTCTACGCAGATGGCTTTTCATAAACAAAGCTACTAGTTTAGAGAGGAGAAACATATATGAGTATTTTAGATGTAGAACACATCACACATACCATTGCAGATAAAACTATTTTTCGTAACATTTCTTTTCGTCTATTAGCTGGCGAGCATGTTGGACTGGTTGGTGCTAATGGTGCAGGGAAATCAACGCTGCTTCGCATCCTATGCGGTGATATTTTGCCTGATGCAGGTAGGGTTCAATGGATATCTAATGTTCAGGTAGGACACCTAGAGCAGCATATACAGCTTAAACCTGAGGAAACCATTCTTCAGTTTCTGCTAAGCGCATTCTCAGATTTATACAAAATGGAGAGTGACATGCTCCATATATCCGAGCAGATGGGCCAGACATCAGGAAAAGAATTAGACGTATTGTTGAAGCAATTCACTGACTTACAGGAAGCCTTAGAGCACGGAGATTTCTATCGATTAGAATCAAAGGCTGAAGAAGTAGCACGGGGTTTAGGTCTAACAGAGATTGGCTTAGAGAGCAGAGTCGACACATTAAGTGGAGGGCAGCGGACAAAGCTTTTATTAGGTAAGCTACTGCTACAGCAGCCACAGGTCCTTTTATTAGATGAGCCTACTAACTACCTAGATACAGAACATATTAATTGGTTTAAGGACTATTTAAAGGATTATCCTAACGCTTTTATCCTAATTTCACACGACACTGATTTTATGGATGCTGTCGTTCATCTTATATATCATTTGGAGCACCAAGAGATACAGCGTTATGTGGGAAATCACACACAATTTTTACACGCTTATGAGCTTCGTAAAAATGAGAAGACTCTTGCTTATCGCCAACAGCAAGCAGAAATAAAAAAGCTAGAAACATATATTCAGAAGAACAAAGTACGTGCTTCAACGGCAAAGCAAGCTAAAAGCCGGGAAAAGAAACTAGAGAAAATAGAGCGATTAGACAAGCCTGTCATTTTGCCTCGGCCAAGGTTTAGCTTCCCTATAACAGGCGAACCTGGCGAAACAATTATGGAAGCTAGGCAGCTCGTTGTTGGATATGAACAGCCTCTACTCCCTCCCTTAAACCTTACTCTTAAGCGAGGTATGAAGGTCGCATTAATTGGCTATAACGGCATAGGAAAAAGTACTAGCTTGAAAACAATTTTAGGACATATACCTTTATTAAGCGGAGATGTCATCCTTGGGGAACAGGTAAAACCAGCGTATTTTGCTCAGGAACTCCATAAGGATAAAAGTCATCCAGACGATACACATACAGCGATTGAAGAAGTATGGCATGCTTTCCCCCACTTGACTCAGAGGGAGGTTCGGAGTGCCCTTGCTAGATGTGGACTAAGATCCGTACACCTTAAACAATCACTTGCATCGCTTAGTGGTGGAGAACAAGCAAAGGTACGCTTATGTAAGCTCATGCTATCTGACACAAACTGGCTCATCTTAGATGAACCGACAAATCATCTCGATTTGGCGGCGAAGGACGCGCTGAGGGAAGCGTTAATTGCATATCCCGGAACGATACTACTTGTTTCACATGAGCCTAGCTTTTATCAGGA from Bacillus horti carries:
- a CDS encoding patatin-like phospholipase family protein, with product MKCDAVFEGGGVKGLAFIGAIQETEKQGYSFNRIAGTSAGSIIASLLAVGYTGKELELMMDELSFLFFLKPDLIGRLPVVGKGLNLLFKNGIYSSIHIEKWLDNKLKAKGVTTFGDLPAGKLKIIVSDISNGRLVIIPDDLHQYRLSWESFPISLAARISSSIPYFFQPYILYLPDRTRIYMVDGGLLSNYPIWLFDARHSPRWPTFGYRLKAAEMFQQPNRIAGPITMFMAIFSTMMEAHDRRHIEEANASRTVFIPVENIKATDFSLTNEQKIQLIELGRSETRQFFTIWNFVEYIEKHRNPNNRFTQKLS
- a CDS encoding ABC-F family ATP-binding cassette domain-containing protein; protein product: MSILDVEHITHTIADKTIFRNISFRLLAGEHVGLVGANGAGKSTLLRILCGDILPDAGRVQWISNVQVGHLEQHIQLKPEETILQFLLSAFSDLYKMESDMLHISEQMGQTSGKELDVLLKQFTDLQEALEHGDFYRLESKAEEVARGLGLTEIGLESRVDTLSGGQRTKLLLGKLLLQQPQVLLLDEPTNYLDTEHINWFKDYLKDYPNAFILISHDTDFMDAVVHLIYHLEHQEIQRYVGNHTQFLHAYELRKNEKTLAYRQQQAEIKKLETYIQKNKVRASTAKQAKSREKKLEKIERLDKPVILPRPRFSFPITGEPGETIMEARQLVVGYEQPLLPPLNLTLKRGMKVALIGYNGIGKSTSLKTILGHIPLLSGDVILGEQVKPAYFAQELHKDKSHPDDTHTAIEEVWHAFPHLTQREVRSALARCGLRSVHLKQSLASLSGGEQAKVRLCKLMLSDTNWLILDEPTNHLDLAAKDALREALIAYPGTILLVSHEPSFYQDWVTDVWDIEALINEA
- the mntR gene encoding transcriptional regulator MntR, producing the protein MPTPSMEDYLEQIYSLIEEKGYARVSDIADALQVHPSSVTKMVQKLDQGKYLVYEKYRGLFLTAKGKKIGKRLVDRHSLLEEFLGMIGVNEENIYADVEGIEHHLSTDSITSIEYLVRYFKEDPQRLEQLAQLKAEDEKE
- the splB gene encoding spore photoproduct lyase; the encoded protein is MPQFEPDLVYFEPDALEYPLGKELMERFKQKDIPIKMTTSHNRVTGIPGDTPAAAYKNAKRTFVVGVRKTLKFDTSKPSAEYAIPLSTGCMGHCHYCYLQTTLGAKPYIRVYVNLEDIFAKAEEYIKEREPEITRFEAACTSDPVGIDHMTHSLFKAIEFMGQQEFGRLRFVTKYHHVDHLLKAKHNKRTRFRFSVNADYVIKNFEPATSSFQDRITAAGKVARAGYPLGFIVAPLIRFDGWKEGYEELFVKLDQELGQEEREDLTFELIMHRFTKTAKRVILERYPKTKLEMDEESRKYKWGRYGRGKYVYQNEEADELNQFVRDQITRYFPQAKIEYFT
- a CDS encoding cytochrome c biogenesis CcdA family protein — encoded protein: MESINDLTIWIAFWAGVLSFISPCTLPLYPAYLSYITGISVQDIKDTKSKQVRFKVVTHTVFFLLGVSSVYFAIGLSATLLGNLFIQYRDVVQNVSGVLLIIMGLFLVGILKVDWLMQEKRYQFSKKPVGYFGSLFIGVGFAAGWTPCIGPIMTLIISLSSSNPSLGTWYISMFILGFALPFLLFSFFIGSTKWILKYSNLIMKVGGAMMILMGILLVTDQLFVISSYIQNLIQGTWFDRLG